One segment of Humidesulfovibrio mexicanus DNA contains the following:
- the dnaB gene encoding replicative DNA helicase — protein MASSRKQSPSSSPRRNRQGNAQEDGAEALERASAALSRNIPPQNLEAEQAVLGGVFLRNSLFHSLVDVVRSDDFYSPAHRIIFRAFEDLYARNAPVDLITVTEYLTQSQVLDDIGGPVYLAELANSPVSAANALFHAGIVRDKAVARRLIETASDIIGNCYDNQDIEGLLDKSEQAIFQISDVRSKATVHSGKELVDRVFKELEKRVGRQALVTGTTTGYEKLDEMTAGLQNSDLIIVAARPSMGKTAFALNLALNAATKGEIAVPTAIFSLEMSMDQIMMRLLCCQGRVDQTNLRRGSIDDQDWAKLYDAANIISNAPIFVDDTAALSTMELRARCRRLKSEHGLGLVVVDYLQLMRASRDIDSREQEISDISRNLKALAKELNIPVIALSQLNRKVEERGDKRPMLSDLRESGAIEQDADVIMFIYRDEVYNKKEGNPKAGVAEIIIGKQRNGPVGEVELFFKKQYSRFENLNTMAYPSEYFTSS, from the coding sequence ATGGCCAGCAGCAGGAAGCAGAGCCCGAGCAGCAGCCCGAGGCGTAACCGCCAGGGCAATGCTCAGGAGGACGGCGCAGAGGCCCTTGAACGGGCCTCCGCCGCTCTTTCGCGCAACATCCCCCCCCAGAACCTTGAAGCCGAACAGGCGGTTCTCGGGGGGGTTTTTCTGCGCAACTCGCTGTTCCATTCCCTGGTGGACGTCGTCCGTTCCGACGACTTCTATTCCCCCGCGCACCGCATCATCTTCAGGGCCTTCGAGGACCTCTACGCCCGAAACGCGCCGGTGGACCTCATCACGGTCACCGAATACCTGACGCAAAGCCAGGTGCTGGACGACATCGGCGGGCCCGTATACCTGGCGGAATTGGCCAATTCCCCGGTCAGCGCGGCCAACGCGCTCTTCCACGCGGGCATCGTGCGGGACAAGGCCGTTGCGCGCCGCCTCATCGAGACCGCCAGCGACATCATCGGCAACTGCTACGACAACCAGGATATCGAAGGCTTGCTGGACAAAAGCGAGCAGGCGATCTTCCAGATTTCCGACGTGCGCAGCAAGGCCACGGTGCATTCCGGCAAGGAGCTGGTGGACCGGGTCTTCAAGGAGCTGGAGAAGCGCGTGGGACGGCAGGCGCTGGTCACCGGCACCACCACGGGCTATGAAAAGCTCGACGAGATGACCGCGGGCCTCCAGAACTCGGACCTCATCATCGTGGCGGCCCGCCCCAGCATGGGCAAGACGGCCTTTGCCCTGAACCTGGCGCTCAACGCCGCTACCAAGGGCGAAATCGCCGTGCCCACGGCCATTTTCTCGCTGGAAATGTCCATGGACCAGATCATGATGCGCCTGCTGTGCTGCCAGGGCCGCGTGGACCAGACCAACCTCAGGCGCGGCAGCATCGACGACCAGGACTGGGCCAAGCTCTACGACGCGGCAAACATCATCTCCAACGCGCCCATATTCGTTGACGACACGGCCGCGCTGTCCACCATGGAGCTGCGCGCCCGTTGCCGCAGGCTGAAAAGCGAGCACGGCCTGGGCCTGGTGGTGGTGGACTATCTCCAGCTCATGCGCGCCAGCCGCGACATCGACTCCCGCGAGCAGGAAATTTCTGACATTTCGCGCAATTTGAAGGCGCTGGCCAAGGAGCTGAACATCCCGGTCATCGCGCTCTCCCAGCTCAACCGCAAGGTCGAGGAGAGAGGCGACAAGCGCCCCATGCTCTCGGACCTGCGCGAATCCGGCGCAATCGAGCAGGACGCCGACGTCATCATGTTCATCTACCGCGACGAGGTCTACAACAAGAAGGAAGGCAACCCCAAGGCCGGGGTGGCCGAAATCATCATCGGCAAGCAGCGAAACGGACCCGTGGGAGAAGTGGAGCTGTTCTTCAAGAAGCAGTACAGCAGGTTTGAAAATCTCAACACGATGGCGTACCCTTCGGAGTACTTCACGTCCAGTTGA
- a CDS encoding outer membrane homotrimeric porin, protein MKKMKMLGLASLFVLGFTGFAQAAEIKATGAFQIDSYWNNSMNFTTLDKDKSFHIEQRIRTAFQFIANENLKGVLETQIGSNSWGNGLYQISAGRTPNDTATGSNSAGNGNIMLRKGYIDFKWPDTKVNFLVGFQTVALPAAFGGGSAILDDQVGAAVVSTPITDNVKLLAGYARPYDANNFGSTANVAGNGTQGDVAFAAVPVDFSGFNITPFAAYMYAGRQAAGTNAGPATTIGFNSFGANASVGARGYWGGVAFTMTALEPFKVMADFNYGKVTYSNYTLPDSTDGGRQGWLFDLAVDYTGLSMMTPEVYFVYTSGNGKNDDKDGRMPVMGNPQSWTINNSFFFSDRNLISGNNTNANGGSNGGGTRNSMGFWATGFALKDIKLFDNFSHTVNVMYVKGTNDHDAIARSVNRNYGVMLTDKDSLFEIDLQNKYKIYQGLDLILDLGYINADIDKDTWRQVNANYGNDDMLTKNAYRVALGLKYTF, encoded by the coding sequence ATGAAAAAAATGAAGATGCTTGGATTGGCCTCCTTGTTCGTCCTGGGCTTCACCGGCTTTGCCCAGGCGGCCGAGATCAAGGCCACCGGTGCGTTCCAGATCGATTCGTACTGGAACAATTCCATGAACTTCACGACCCTGGACAAGGACAAGAGCTTCCACATCGAGCAGCGGATCCGCACCGCCTTCCAGTTCATCGCCAACGAGAACCTGAAGGGCGTCCTCGAGACCCAGATCGGCTCCAACTCCTGGGGCAATGGCCTGTACCAGATCAGCGCCGGCCGCACCCCCAATGACACCGCCACCGGCTCCAACAGCGCAGGCAACGGCAACATCATGCTGCGCAAGGGCTACATCGACTTCAAGTGGCCCGACACCAAAGTGAACTTCCTGGTGGGCTTCCAGACCGTGGCGCTTCCTGCCGCCTTCGGCGGCGGCAGCGCCATTCTGGATGACCAGGTGGGCGCGGCCGTGGTGAGCACCCCCATCACCGACAACGTGAAGCTGCTGGCCGGTTACGCCCGTCCTTACGACGCCAACAACTTCGGCTCCACCGCCAACGTTGCTGGCAACGGCACCCAGGGTGACGTGGCCTTCGCCGCCGTGCCGGTCGACTTCTCCGGCTTCAACATCACCCCGTTTGCCGCGTACATGTACGCTGGCCGTCAGGCTGCTGGCACCAATGCCGGCCCCGCCACCACCATCGGCTTCAACAGCTTTGGCGCCAACGCCTCCGTGGGCGCCCGCGGTTACTGGGGCGGCGTCGCCTTCACCATGACCGCCCTTGAGCCCTTCAAGGTCATGGCCGACTTCAACTACGGCAAGGTCACCTACAGCAACTACACCCTGCCCGATTCCACCGACGGTGGCCGCCAGGGCTGGTTGTTCGACCTGGCCGTGGACTACACCGGCCTGTCCATGATGACCCCCGAAGTGTACTTCGTGTACACCTCCGGCAACGGCAAGAATGACGACAAGGACGGCCGCATGCCGGTGATGGGCAACCCCCAGAGCTGGACCATCAACAACTCCTTCTTCTTCTCCGACCGCAACCTGATCAGCGGCAACAACACCAACGCCAATGGCGGCTCCAACGGCGGCGGCACCCGCAACAGCATGGGCTTCTGGGCCACCGGCTTCGCCCTGAAGGACATCAAGCTGTTCGACAACTTCAGCCACACCGTGAACGTGATGTACGTGAAGGGCACCAACGACCACGACGCCATCGCCCGCTCCGTCAACCGCAACTACGGCGTGATGCTGACCGACAAGGACAGCCTGTTCGAGATCGACCTGCAGAACAAGTACAAGATCTACCAGGGTCTGGATCTGATCCTCGACCTCGGCTACATCAACGCCGACATCGACAAGGACACCTGGCGCCAGGTCAACGCCAACTACGGCAACGACGACATGCTGACCAAGAACGCGTACCGCGTGGCCCTCGGCCTCAAGTACACCTTCTAG
- the rpsR gene encoding 30S ribosomal protein S18, with protein MAFRKKFTPKRKFCRFCADKNLPLDYKRPDILRDYITERGKIIARRITGTCAKHQRKLTTEIKRARQMALLFYTTVHSTDVKKKTV; from the coding sequence ATGGCGTTCCGCAAAAAGTTCACCCCGAAGCGCAAGTTCTGCCGCTTCTGCGCCGACAAGAATCTGCCGCTGGACTACAAGCGCCCGGACATCCTGCGTGACTACATCACCGAGCGGGGCAAGATCATCGCCCGCCGCATCACCGGCACCTGCGCCAAGCACCAGCGCAAGCTCACCACTGAGATCAAGCGCGCCCGGCAGATGGCTTTGCTGTTCTACACCACCGTGCACAGCACGGACGTCAAGAAGAAGACCGTCTAG
- the rpsF gene encoding 30S ribosomal protein S6, producing the protein MLNHYETLVLMSPELTEENRKEILGNLSGVIERDGGKIGLVDDWGVRTLAYPVRKLTRGHYVRLDYTAPGAAVAELERNIRITDGLFKFVTVRLDEAPEAPSTEEA; encoded by the coding sequence ATGCTGAATCACTACGAGACTCTTGTGCTCATGAGTCCGGAGCTGACCGAGGAGAACCGCAAGGAGATCCTGGGCAACCTTTCCGGCGTCATCGAGCGCGACGGAGGCAAGATCGGCCTCGTCGACGACTGGGGCGTGCGCACCCTGGCCTACCCCGTGCGCAAGCTTACCCGCGGACATTACGTGCGCCTGGACTACACCGCTCCCGGCGCCGCCGTGGCGGAACTGGAGCGCAACATCCGCATCACCGACGGCCTGTTCAAGTTCGTCACCGTCCGTCTTGACGAGGCGCCCGAGGCGCCCAGCACAGAGGAGGCCTAG
- the hisD gene encoding histidinol dehydrogenase, translating into MPCRILRVPAEMDVDALLSWLSGRKNPGNDVTARVRDILADVQQRGDTALRDYTRRFDAPNLPSRFRVPHRDIAAALKSVAASDLDILREAIARVRDFHARQAEQSWFTTSADGTVLGQMVRPVDRVGLYVPGGQGGETPLISSLIMNAVPAQVAGVTDIAVISPPRKDSTLNPYILATAALLGLTEIHRAGSAWGIAALAYGTASIRPCDVIAGPGNIYVATAKALLVGEVGIDMIAGPSEITILADESADPEYLAADMLSQAEHDPLAAAICITTNPKLATALRSALDRQLATLPRHELARRSLKDWGAILVADDTEAGIELVNRLAPEHLELAVADPFALLGKIRNAGAIFLGHHCPEPVGDYFAGPNHVLPTLGTARFSSALSVQSFCKKSSIIATSAAYVTEHGGKIARLARLEGLEAHARSVEARLKPDAN; encoded by the coding sequence ATGCCCTGCCGCATCCTGCGCGTTCCCGCCGAGATGGACGTGGACGCCCTGCTCTCCTGGCTTTCCGGACGCAAGAATCCCGGAAATGACGTCACCGCGCGCGTGCGCGACATCCTCGCCGATGTGCAGCAACGCGGCGATACAGCCCTGCGCGACTACACGCGCCGCTTCGACGCCCCAAATTTGCCCAGCCGCTTCCGCGTTCCCCACCGCGACATTGCGGCGGCCCTCAAAAGCGTGGCCGCGTCCGATCTGGACATCCTGCGCGAGGCCATCGCCCGCGTGCGCGACTTCCATGCACGGCAGGCCGAACAGTCCTGGTTCACCACCAGCGCCGACGGCACCGTGCTCGGGCAGATGGTGCGCCCCGTGGACCGCGTGGGCCTGTACGTGCCCGGCGGCCAGGGTGGCGAAACTCCGCTCATTTCCAGCCTGATCATGAACGCCGTGCCCGCCCAAGTGGCCGGAGTGACCGACATCGCCGTCATCTCCCCGCCGCGCAAGGATTCGACGCTCAACCCGTATATTCTCGCCACGGCAGCACTCCTCGGCCTCACGGAGATCCACCGCGCGGGCAGCGCCTGGGGCATCGCAGCGCTGGCCTACGGCACCGCGTCCATCCGCCCCTGCGATGTCATCGCCGGGCCAGGCAACATCTACGTTGCAACGGCCAAGGCCTTGCTCGTGGGCGAGGTCGGCATCGACATGATCGCCGGGCCGAGCGAAATCACCATCCTGGCCGACGAGAGCGCAGACCCGGAATACCTGGCCGCGGACATGCTCTCCCAGGCCGAGCACGACCCCCTCGCCGCCGCCATCTGCATCACCACAAACCCGAAACTTGCCACGGCCCTGCGCAGCGCCTTGGACAGACAGCTTGCGACACTGCCACGCCACGAGCTGGCCCGGCGCTCCCTCAAGGACTGGGGCGCCATCCTCGTGGCGGACGACACGGAGGCGGGCATCGAGCTTGTGAACCGTTTGGCCCCGGAACACCTGGAGCTGGCGGTTGCCGACCCCTTTGCCCTGCTGGGAAAAATCCGCAACGCCGGGGCCATTTTCCTGGGCCACCACTGCCCGGAGCCCGTGGGCGACTATTTCGCCGGGCCAAACCATGTGCTGCCCACCCTGGGCACGGCGCGCTTCTCCTCGGCGCTCTCCGTGCAGAGTTTTTGCAAAAAATCGAGCATAATCGCCACGTCCGCAGCCTATGTGACGGAGCACGGCGGCAAGATCGCCCGGCTGGCGCGGCTGGAGGGGCTGGAGGCCCACGCACGCAGCGTCGAGGCCCGGCTGAAGCCCGACGCCAACTAG
- the rplI gene encoding 50S ribosomal protein L9, translating into MKLILRADVDTLGRLGDIVAVKPGFGRNYLIPQGLAMQASEANLKQFELERKKLAAQADSLRAEASTLAEKIAAAKIVITVRVGEGDKLYGSVTAQNVADALAEQGIEIDRRKIELPEAIRALGDFEVDVRLHPGVTGTLKISVIKHGQQQEAEPEQQPEA; encoded by the coding sequence ATGAAACTCATACTGCGCGCCGACGTGGACACCCTGGGGCGCCTGGGCGACATCGTCGCGGTCAAGCCCGGCTTTGGACGGAACTACCTGATCCCTCAGGGCCTTGCCATGCAGGCCTCCGAGGCCAACCTGAAGCAGTTCGAACTGGAGCGCAAAAAGCTGGCCGCACAGGCCGACTCGCTGCGCGCCGAGGCTTCCACCCTGGCCGAGAAGATCGCCGCCGCCAAGATCGTCATCACCGTCCGTGTGGGCGAAGGCGACAAGCTGTACGGCTCCGTCACCGCCCAGAACGTGGCCGACGCCCTGGCCGAGCAGGGCATCGAGATCGACCGCCGCAAGATCGAGCTGCCCGAGGCCATCCGCGCCCTGGGCGACTTCGAGGTGGATGTGCGACTGCACCCCGGCGTCACCGGCACGCTCAAAATCAGCGTGATCAAGCATGGCCAGCAGCAGGAAGCAGAGCCCGAGCAGCAGCCCGAGGCGTAA
- a CDS encoding phosphoribosylaminoimidazolesuccinocarboxamide synthase: MESVITTDITELPLLSRGKVRDIYEAGPDSLLIVTTDRISAFDVIMDDPIPHKGVVLNQITLFWMDMFKDLVENHLLATDVRDFPKVLAPHASMLEGRSVLVRRAKPLAIECIVRGYITGSGWKDYLKSGSVCGHALPKGLRESDKLEKPLFTPSTKAELGAHDENISVEEAMRITGPLLANTAQELALGIYSKARDYAEKRGIIIADTKFEFGTVQNGGQEKLILIDEVLTPDSSRFWPMSDYAPGRGQQSFDKQFLRDWLEEIKFDKRPPAPKIPQSIIDQTRAKYLEAFRLLTGRELAV; encoded by the coding sequence ATGGAAAGCGTCATCACCACCGACATCACGGAACTGCCCCTCCTCTCCCGCGGCAAGGTGCGCGACATCTACGAGGCCGGGCCGGACAGCCTGCTCATCGTCACCACGGACCGCATCTCCGCCTTCGACGTGATCATGGACGACCCCATCCCACACAAGGGCGTTGTGCTCAACCAGATCACCCTGTTCTGGATGGACATGTTCAAGGACCTGGTGGAAAATCATCTGCTTGCCACCGATGTACGCGACTTCCCCAAGGTTCTCGCCCCGCACGCCTCCATGCTGGAAGGCCGCAGCGTGCTTGTCAGGCGCGCCAAACCGCTGGCCATAGAGTGCATCGTGCGCGGCTACATCACCGGCTCAGGCTGGAAAGACTACCTCAAAAGCGGCAGCGTGTGCGGACACGCCCTGCCCAAGGGGCTGCGCGAAAGCGACAAGCTCGAAAAGCCGCTGTTCACCCCCTCCACCAAGGCGGAACTGGGCGCGCACGACGAAAACATCTCCGTGGAAGAGGCCATGCGCATCACCGGGCCGCTTCTTGCCAACACGGCACAGGAGCTGGCCCTGGGCATCTATTCCAAAGCCCGGGACTACGCCGAAAAGCGCGGCATCATCATCGCGGACACCAAGTTCGAATTCGGTACCGTACAGAACGGCGGCCAGGAGAAGCTCATCCTCATCGACGAGGTGCTGACCCCGGACTCCTCGCGCTTCTGGCCCATGAGCGACTACGCCCCCGGCCGGGGCCAACAGAGCTTCGACAAGCAGTTCCTGCGCGACTGGCTGGAGGAGATCAAGTTCGACAAGCGCCCCCCAGCGCCCAAGATCCCGCAATCCATCATCGACCAGACCCGCGCCAAGTACCTGGAAGCCTTCCGCCTGCTCACCGGGCGCGAGCTGGCCGTGTAG
- a CDS encoding outer membrane homotrimeric porin — MKRMTSLAAAVLLALGLCSVAQAADIKARGYWWIEAVSRSNWDFNASRSNAFSIEEKLRTAFTFTANENLRGILDTQIGTQNWGAGLYQISAGRTPNSTATGANGAGNGNIMLRKAYIEYKWPETATNISVGFQTVTLPAAFGGGSPILDDQVAAAVVSTPLTDSVSLVAGYVRPADSNNFGSTANINGTGTSADAAFAMLPIKTQTMNITPYGMFLYAGSQAAGTNSNLNSATLLGLAGPNSSTSEGVRGYWGGASFTMIPEELPLKVMADFHYGKATYTNYFNNTKDGGRAGWMADLAVDYTGLSYMTPEAYFVYSSGESGQNPDRSGRMPVVGVPQNWSVGTGSFFFGERLELAGSINNPSGYTLFTLGYWAAGVALKNISFVDKLSHDLNILYAKGTNSADYLKNTVNLRGVNYAGFLTEKDSLWEVDLNSRYKIYDELTAYLYLGYINSHFDTATWGASAVTNAGNIAASGSSGNAYKVGVGLNYFF, encoded by the coding sequence ATGAAACGGATGACATCGTTGGCTGCGGCGGTCCTGCTGGCATTGGGGCTTTGTTCGGTTGCGCAGGCTGCTGATATCAAAGCCAGGGGCTACTGGTGGATTGAGGCGGTGAGCCGCTCCAACTGGGACTTCAACGCATCCCGGTCAAACGCCTTCTCCATAGAAGAAAAGCTGCGCACGGCTTTCACCTTCACGGCCAACGAAAACCTGCGCGGCATTCTGGACACCCAGATCGGCACGCAGAACTGGGGTGCTGGTCTCTACCAGATCAGCGCCGGACGCACCCCCAACAGCACCGCCACCGGCGCAAACGGTGCAGGCAACGGCAACATCATGCTGCGCAAGGCCTACATCGAATACAAATGGCCGGAAACCGCCACCAACATCTCGGTAGGCTTTCAAACGGTGACCCTGCCCGCGGCTTTCGGCGGCGGCAGCCCCATCCTGGACGACCAAGTGGCTGCGGCCGTGGTCAGCACCCCGCTTACCGACTCCGTCAGCCTGGTCGCCGGGTACGTGCGCCCGGCCGACAGCAACAACTTCGGCTCCACCGCCAACATTAACGGCACCGGCACCTCGGCAGACGCGGCCTTCGCCATGCTGCCCATCAAGACCCAGACCATGAACATCACGCCCTACGGCATGTTCCTGTATGCCGGATCCCAGGCCGCCGGGACCAATTCAAACCTCAACTCCGCCACGCTGCTCGGCCTCGCCGGCCCCAACAGCTCCACCAGCGAAGGCGTTCGCGGCTACTGGGGCGGCGCGTCCTTCACCATGATCCCGGAAGAGCTGCCCCTTAAAGTCATGGCTGACTTCCACTACGGCAAGGCCACCTACACCAACTATTTCAACAACACCAAGGACGGCGGCCGCGCTGGCTGGATGGCCGATCTGGCCGTGGACTACACCGGCCTTTCCTACATGACGCCCGAGGCCTACTTCGTCTATTCTTCCGGCGAATCCGGACAAAATCCGGACCGCTCCGGCCGAATGCCCGTGGTGGGCGTGCCGCAGAACTGGAGCGTGGGAACAGGCTCCTTCTTCTTTGGCGAACGCCTGGAACTCGCGGGCTCCATCAACAACCCTTCGGGCTACACGCTCTTCACCCTGGGCTACTGGGCCGCAGGCGTCGCCCTTAAAAACATCTCCTTCGTGGACAAGCTCTCCCACGATCTGAACATTCTCTACGCCAAGGGCACCAACAGCGCAGACTATCTGAAAAACACCGTAAACCTTCGCGGCGTGAACTACGCGGGCTTTCTCACCGAAAAGGATTCCCTCTGGGAAGTGGACCTGAACTCCCGCTACAAGATCTACGACGAGCTGACAGCATACCTGTACCTGGGCTACATCAACTCCCACTTCGACACCGCCACCTGGGGGGCCAGCGCCGTTACCAACGCGGGCAACATTGCCGCCAGCGGAAGCAGCGGCAACGCCTACAAGGTCGGCGTTGGCCTGAACTACTTCTTCTAG
- a CDS encoding outer membrane homotrimeric porin, translating to MKKRFALSLALVAGLVMGATTANAASIKATGAWQVDAAFTGDNDFNRQTKDNSFSIGQRMRTAFQFIANENLKGVLETQIGTNSWGNGLYQISAGRTPNATATGSLSAGNGNLILRKGYLDFNWPDTKVKFLVGYQSLTLPAAFGGGSAILDDHVAGAAAIVPVTDNISLVGGFARPLDSNNFGATANINYAGTSTDAAFLYANLDFTGFKVQPFFAYAYAGANTVNTGVGANQLSGMKTLDTATAYGTRAYWGGAAFTMTALDPFKVVADFNYGRATNDSAATNGGSGRSGWLADLAVDYTGLSFMTPSVFFAYSSGEGKDGQKSERMPSMSGENWAYGTFWMQGGDTLANSYTAPGGAGTDNTSNLGFWAAGLSLKDIKFIDKLSHTFHLIYFKGTNDKDVVGKIGTTGYGNMLTTKDSLVEIDLNSKYQIYEELSLGLELGYINADFDKDVWGPVMGGDRDKLSKDAYKATFMLNYSF from the coding sequence ATGAAAAAGAGATTCGCTCTCTCTCTGGCCCTGGTGGCCGGCCTCGTCATGGGCGCCACCACCGCCAACGCGGCCAGCATCAAGGCCACCGGCGCCTGGCAGGTCGATGCCGCTTTCACGGGCGACAACGACTTCAACCGTCAGACCAAGGACAACAGCTTCTCCATCGGCCAGCGCATGCGCACCGCCTTCCAGTTCATCGCCAACGAGAACCTGAAGGGCGTCCTCGAGACCCAGATCGGCACCAACTCTTGGGGCAATGGCCTGTACCAGATCAGCGCCGGCCGCACCCCCAACGCCACCGCCACCGGCTCCCTGTCCGCTGGCAACGGCAACCTGATCCTGCGCAAGGGCTACCTCGACTTCAACTGGCCCGACACCAAGGTGAAGTTCCTGGTGGGCTACCAGAGCCTGACCCTGCCCGCGGCCTTCGGCGGCGGCAGCGCCATCCTGGACGACCACGTTGCCGGCGCTGCGGCTATCGTGCCCGTCACCGACAACATCAGCCTGGTCGGCGGCTTCGCCCGTCCCCTGGACTCCAACAACTTCGGCGCCACCGCCAACATCAACTACGCTGGCACCAGCACTGACGCCGCGTTCCTGTACGCCAACCTGGACTTCACCGGCTTCAAGGTGCAGCCCTTCTTCGCCTACGCCTACGCTGGCGCGAACACCGTCAACACCGGTGTCGGCGCCAACCAGCTCTCCGGCATGAAGACCCTGGACACCGCCACCGCGTACGGCACCCGCGCGTACTGGGGCGGCGCCGCCTTCACCATGACCGCCCTTGATCCCTTCAAGGTTGTGGCCGACTTCAACTACGGCCGCGCCACCAACGACAGCGCCGCCACCAACGGCGGTTCCGGCCGCAGCGGTTGGCTGGCCGACCTCGCCGTCGACTACACCGGCCTGTCCTTCATGACCCCGAGCGTGTTCTTCGCGTACAGCTCCGGTGAAGGCAAGGACGGACAGAAGTCCGAGCGCATGCCCTCCATGTCCGGTGAGAACTGGGCCTACGGCACCTTCTGGATGCAGGGCGGCGACACCCTGGCCAATTCCTACACCGCTCCCGGCGGCGCTGGCACCGACAACACCAGCAACCTGGGCTTCTGGGCTGCCGGCCTGTCCTTGAAGGATATCAAGTTCATCGACAAGCTGTCCCACACCTTCCACTTGATCTACTTCAAGGGCACCAACGACAAGGACGTTGTCGGCAAGATCGGCACCACCGGTTACGGCAACATGCTGACCACCAAGGACTCCCTGGTCGAAATCGACCTGAACAGCAAGTACCAGATCTACGAGGAGCTCTCCCTCGGTCTGGAACTCGGCTACATCAACGCCGACTTCGACAAGGACGTTTGGGGTCCTGTCATGGGTGGCGACCGCGACAAGCTGAGCAAGGACGCCTACAAGGCCACCTTCATGCTCAACTACAGCTTCTAG